A DNA window from Setaria viridis chromosome 2, Setaria_viridis_v4.0, whole genome shotgun sequence contains the following coding sequences:
- the LOC117844585 gene encoding uncharacterized protein isoform X1: MGVAPSKLEDNKVLVLCQERKRLVREALDGRCALAASHYAYILSLREIGSLLRKCFEESITNVSPSLLYVNHMSAGRNSVKTTEEVSVPAQSSFPGAREGSQDIENADGVRHLQEEEVIPELKEGENTPTNGYGGFAESEDDFDNPSTETLVQVFKNQNDVLVASTDSHSRHALENIASQSTDSRNRNSKNKMTMTGRSSLDVLPVDVELKKPYTDVGNVVRDINSCMKKVEILFFRACDSGKEVPFILEEDKVQFRLLLPEEIAHGSKPSSFLAALFACRSEDTTVPEFPPQADIKYLTWHRSVSSQLSPSRNSLGINAGSHISTLDRLYAWESKLYDEVKASSANCRKYDEKCKKLRHLEARGGNQIDIDFTRAAVKDLHSRVLVSVQKIDFISKSIEDMRDEDLQPQLDELVGCFTRMWATMLECHQSHCGIIKFAFRSCSLKISFQSESQCQAALLLLVELRKLCSNFQNWIASHKAYLCSLNLWLHKCMKPLKRRKVSRKRNAVDVSLTGSAVAPIFTTCEMWIKLLDDLPTRDLEEAIEGLIADTCRSIPRQGKVPNDGKGGDVQTSHAPADLQSSLLRFLEKLEAFSEISVQRYVDLRKNVSAAKERIWRKDSNSAANTNYLILV; the protein is encoded by the exons ATGGGGGTGGCACCTTCTAAGCTTGAAGATAACAAGGTCCTTGTGTTATGCCAGGAGAGGAAGCGCCTTGTTAGAGAAGCACTAGATGGAAGATGTGCACTTGCAGCTTCTCACTACGCTTATATTCTGTCTTTGAGAGAAATAGGTTCTCTTCTAAGGAAATGTTTTGAAGAGTCAATAACAAATGTGTCACCATCTCTTTTGTACGTCAATCATATGAGTGCAGGGAGGAACTCTGTCAAAACTACTGAGGAAGTGTCAGTTCCTGCTCAATCTTCATTTCCAGGTGCTAGAGAGGGCAGTCAGGACATTGAAAATGCTGATGGCGTTAGGCATCTTCAAGAAGAGGAGGTGATCCCTGAGCTCAAAGAGGGAGAGAATACTCCAACAAATGGGTATGGTGGTTTCGCAGAGTCAGAAGATGATTTCGACAATCCATCCACTGAAACTCTGGTGCAGGTGTTCAAGAACCAGAATGATGTGCTTGTTGCTAGTACTGACTCACACTCACGACATGCTTTAGAAAACATTGCTTCACAAAGTACTGATTCTCGCAATCGCAACAGCAAAAATAAGATGACAATGACTGGCAGATCTTCACTGGATGTTCTTCCTGTGGATGTGGAATTGAAGAAACCTTATACTGATGTGGGTAACGTGGTAAGAGATATAAATTCATGCATGAAAAAGGTTGAGATATTATTCTTTCGGGCATGTGATTCTGGAAAAGAAGTCCCATTTATTCTTGAGGAAGATAAAGTCCAGTTCCGTCTTCTACTACCTGAAGAAATAG CACATGGATCAAAACCATCAAGTTTTCTGGCAGCATTGTTTGCTTGCCGCTCTGAGGACACCACTGTTCCTGAAT TTCCTCCTCAAGCTGACATAAAGTATCTTACCTGGCATAGATCAGTGTCCTCACAACTGTCGCCATCTAGAAATTCTCTTGGAATTAATGCTGGCAGCCATATCTCAACACTTGATAGATTGTATGCATGGGAGAGCAAGCTTTATGATGAAGTCAAG GCCAGCAGCGCCAACTGCAGGAAGTATGATGAGAAATGTAAGAAGCTGAGGCACCTGGAAGCAAGAGGGGGAAATCAAATTGATATCGATTTTACCCGTGCTGCTGTTAAGGACTTACATTCCAGAGTTCTAGTGTCTGTTCAgaaaatagacttcatttcTAAGAGCATAGAAGATATGAGAGATGAAGATCTTCAACCACAGCTGGATGAACTAGTTGGATG TTTCACTAGGATGTGGGCCACAATGCTTGAGTGCCATCAAAGCCATTGTGGGATAATCAAGTTTGCATTCAGAAGCTGCAGCCTGAAAATATCATTTCAGTCGGAATCCCAATGCCAAGCTGCGCTTCTGCTCTTGGTGGAGCTGAGAAAATTATGTTCCAACTTCCAAAACTGGATTGCATCCCACAAGGCGTACCTCTGCAGCCTAAACTTATGGCTGCACAAGTGCATGAAGCCCCTGAAGAGGAGGAAGGTCTCCAGGAAGCGAAATGCTGTTGACGTTTCACTAACAGGTTCTGCCGTTGCACCGATCTTTACAACCTGCGAGATGTGGATAAAACTTCTGGATGATTTACCGACCAGGGACCTGGAAGAAGCCATTGAAGGTCTCATCGCAGATACATGCCGCTCCATTCCTCGCCAAGGCAAGGTGCCAAATGATGGGAAGGGGGGAGATGTCCAGACAAGTCATGCCCCCGCTGATCTGCAGTCCAGTCTGCTGAGATTCCTGGAGAAGCTTGAAGCCTTTTCTGAAATTTCAGTGCAAAGGTACGTTGATCTGCGGAAAAACGTCAGTGCAGCGAAGGAGAGGATTTGGAGAAAGGATTCCAATAGTGCTGCAAACACAAACTACCTCATATTGGTTTAG
- the LOC117844585 gene encoding uncharacterized protein isoform X2, translating to MGVAPSKLEDNKVLVLCQERKRLVREALDGRCALAASHYAYILSLREIGSLLRKCFEESITNVSPSLLYVNHMSAGRNSVKTTEEVSVPAQSSFPGAREGSQDIENADGVRHLQEEEVIPELKEGENTPTNGYGGFAESEDDFDNPSTETLVQVFKNQNDVLVASTDSHSRHALENIASQSTDSRNRNSKNKMTMTGRSSLDVLPVDVELKKPYTDVGNVVRDINSCMKKVEILFFRACDSGKEVPFILEEDKVQFRLLLPEEIAHGSKPSSFLAALFACRSEDTTVPELSSQLSPSRNSLGINAGSHISTLDRLYAWESKLYDEVKASSANCRKYDEKCKKLRHLEARGGNQIDIDFTRAAVKDLHSRVLVSVQKIDFISKSIEDMRDEDLQPQLDELVGCFTRMWATMLECHQSHCGIIKFAFRSCSLKISFQSESQCQAALLLLVELRKLCSNFQNWIASHKAYLCSLNLWLHKCMKPLKRRKVSRKRNAVDVSLTGSAVAPIFTTCEMWIKLLDDLPTRDLEEAIEGLIADTCRSIPRQGKVPNDGKGGDVQTSHAPADLQSSLLRFLEKLEAFSEISVQRYVDLRKNVSAAKERIWRKDSNSAANTNYLILV from the exons ATGGGGGTGGCACCTTCTAAGCTTGAAGATAACAAGGTCCTTGTGTTATGCCAGGAGAGGAAGCGCCTTGTTAGAGAAGCACTAGATGGAAGATGTGCACTTGCAGCTTCTCACTACGCTTATATTCTGTCTTTGAGAGAAATAGGTTCTCTTCTAAGGAAATGTTTTGAAGAGTCAATAACAAATGTGTCACCATCTCTTTTGTACGTCAATCATATGAGTGCAGGGAGGAACTCTGTCAAAACTACTGAGGAAGTGTCAGTTCCTGCTCAATCTTCATTTCCAGGTGCTAGAGAGGGCAGTCAGGACATTGAAAATGCTGATGGCGTTAGGCATCTTCAAGAAGAGGAGGTGATCCCTGAGCTCAAAGAGGGAGAGAATACTCCAACAAATGGGTATGGTGGTTTCGCAGAGTCAGAAGATGATTTCGACAATCCATCCACTGAAACTCTGGTGCAGGTGTTCAAGAACCAGAATGATGTGCTTGTTGCTAGTACTGACTCACACTCACGACATGCTTTAGAAAACATTGCTTCACAAAGTACTGATTCTCGCAATCGCAACAGCAAAAATAAGATGACAATGACTGGCAGATCTTCACTGGATGTTCTTCCTGTGGATGTGGAATTGAAGAAACCTTATACTGATGTGGGTAACGTGGTAAGAGATATAAATTCATGCATGAAAAAGGTTGAGATATTATTCTTTCGGGCATGTGATTCTGGAAAAGAAGTCCCATTTATTCTTGAGGAAGATAAAGTCCAGTTCCGTCTTCTACTACCTGAAGAAATAG CACATGGATCAAAACCATCAAGTTTTCTGGCAGCATTGTTTGCTTGCCGCTCTGAGGACACCACTGTTCCTGAAT TGTCCTCACAACTGTCGCCATCTAGAAATTCTCTTGGAATTAATGCTGGCAGCCATATCTCAACACTTGATAGATTGTATGCATGGGAGAGCAAGCTTTATGATGAAGTCAAG GCCAGCAGCGCCAACTGCAGGAAGTATGATGAGAAATGTAAGAAGCTGAGGCACCTGGAAGCAAGAGGGGGAAATCAAATTGATATCGATTTTACCCGTGCTGCTGTTAAGGACTTACATTCCAGAGTTCTAGTGTCTGTTCAgaaaatagacttcatttcTAAGAGCATAGAAGATATGAGAGATGAAGATCTTCAACCACAGCTGGATGAACTAGTTGGATG TTTCACTAGGATGTGGGCCACAATGCTTGAGTGCCATCAAAGCCATTGTGGGATAATCAAGTTTGCATTCAGAAGCTGCAGCCTGAAAATATCATTTCAGTCGGAATCCCAATGCCAAGCTGCGCTTCTGCTCTTGGTGGAGCTGAGAAAATTATGTTCCAACTTCCAAAACTGGATTGCATCCCACAAGGCGTACCTCTGCAGCCTAAACTTATGGCTGCACAAGTGCATGAAGCCCCTGAAGAGGAGGAAGGTCTCCAGGAAGCGAAATGCTGTTGACGTTTCACTAACAGGTTCTGCCGTTGCACCGATCTTTACAACCTGCGAGATGTGGATAAAACTTCTGGATGATTTACCGACCAGGGACCTGGAAGAAGCCATTGAAGGTCTCATCGCAGATACATGCCGCTCCATTCCTCGCCAAGGCAAGGTGCCAAATGATGGGAAGGGGGGAGATGTCCAGACAAGTCATGCCCCCGCTGATCTGCAGTCCAGTCTGCTGAGATTCCTGGAGAAGCTTGAAGCCTTTTCTGAAATTTCAGTGCAAAGGTACGTTGATCTGCGGAAAAACGTCAGTGCAGCGAAGGAGAGGATTTGGAGAAAGGATTCCAATAGTGCTGCAAACACAAACTACCTCATATTGGTTTAG